A section of the Triticum dicoccoides isolate Atlit2015 ecotype Zavitan chromosome 7A, WEW_v2.0, whole genome shotgun sequence genome encodes:
- the LOC119329393 gene encoding F-box protein SKIP31-like isoform X1, which produces MADGKDLGAAAAAKPDPDEGQPDLEEEGELEAAAGGGGEEEEDVDVDGLASFLEFEILSGSSEEDPLDQLEEGEEEKETGVDDEAKNGKRKQDSLSDGDGSGSEDERQKRARKEKGKGKVLTEGPPQIDTGMFTNVPPELFLQIFKFLSSEDLISCALVCRFMNAAASDETLWRRLYCMRWGLSSNATSNAKLRECAWKSLYIQQDREDMVEFVRYTPTEFKEYYIQMQAAKRSQAPLPSEVNDDKIVLDKTVADQVSSWKSRRGLTDDAVKGHSCSGSTCYYKQIGDAYICEKTGRVHVCDDACREFVLDQASGLLVCTISGHCFERFLCPDDEWDTCDADQQQGGVTDEAEPFMGSGRFARAYQLGYSCADEKELEHALRFC; this is translated from the exons ATGGCCGACGGGAAGGACCTGGGTGCCGCGGCGGCCGCGAAACCCGACCCCGATGAAGGGCAGCCGGATCTGGAAGAGGAAGGTGAGCTCgaagccgccgccggcggcggcggcgaggaagaagaggacgTCGACGTCGACGGCCTCGCTAGCTTCCTCGAATTCGAGATCCTCTCCGGATCCAGCGAGGAAGATCCTCTCGAC CagctggaggagggcgaggaggagaaggagacgGGGGTGGATGATGAAGCGAAGAACGGTAAGAGGAAGCAAGATTCGCTGTCGGACGGAGATGGCAGCGGCAGCGAGGACGAGCGTCAGAAGAGggcgaggaaggagaagggaaaagGAAAGGTTTTGACAGAGGGGCCGCCTCAGATTGACACGGGCATGTTCACCAACGTCCCCCCGGAGCTGTTCCTGCAGATCTTCAAGTTCCTCTCCTCGGAGGACCTCATCTCGTGTGCCCTTGTGTGCCGCTTCATGAACGCCGCCGCATCTGACGAAACCCTTTGGCGCCGCTT GTATTGTATGAGGTGGGGCCTGTCCTCTAATGCTACCTCTAACGCGAAACTCAGGGAGTGCGCTTGGAAGAGCCTCTACATTCAG CAAGACAGAGAAGATATGGTTGAATTCGTGAGATATACCCCTACAGAATTCAAAGAGTACTATATCCAGATGCAGGCTGCAAAAAGGAGTCAGGCACCCCTTCCCTCAGAA GTTAACGACGACAAGATTGTTCTTGATAAGACAGTAGCTGATCAGGTGTCTAGTTGGAAAAGCCGCAGAGGCCTTACCGATGATGCAGTCAAGGGGCATTCTTGTTCCGGAAGTACTTGCTACTATAAGCAGATTGGTGATGCTTATATCTGTGAGAAGACTGGTCGTGTACATG TCTGTGATGATGCCTGTCGTGAATTTGTCTTGGACCAAGCTAGCGGGTTACTTGTCTGTACGATATCTGGGCACTGTTTTGAGAGATTTTTATGTCCTGATGACGAGTGGGACACTTGTGATGCT GATCAGCAGCAAGGTGGCGTGACTGATGAAGCAGAGCCATTCATGGGATCTGGACGATTTG CACGAGCTTATCAGTTGGGTTACAGCTGTGCCGACGAGAAGGAACTTGAGCATGCTTTGCGGTTCtgctga
- the LOC119329393 gene encoding F-box protein SKIP31-like isoform X2 has translation MADGKDLGAAAAAKPDPDEGQPDLEEEGELEAAAGGGGEEEEDVDVDGLASFLEFEILSGSSEEDPLDLEEGEEEKETGVDDEAKNGKRKQDSLSDGDGSGSEDERQKRARKEKGKGKVLTEGPPQIDTGMFTNVPPELFLQIFKFLSSEDLISCALVCRFMNAAASDETLWRRLYCMRWGLSSNATSNAKLRECAWKSLYIQQDREDMVEFVRYTPTEFKEYYIQMQAAKRSQAPLPSEVNDDKIVLDKTVADQVSSWKSRRGLTDDAVKGHSCSGSTCYYKQIGDAYICEKTGRVHVCDDACREFVLDQASGLLVCTISGHCFERFLCPDDEWDTCDADQQQGGVTDEAEPFMGSGRFARAYQLGYSCADEKELEHALRFC, from the exons ATGGCCGACGGGAAGGACCTGGGTGCCGCGGCGGCCGCGAAACCCGACCCCGATGAAGGGCAGCCGGATCTGGAAGAGGAAGGTGAGCTCgaagccgccgccggcggcggcggcgaggaagaagaggacgTCGACGTCGACGGCCTCGCTAGCTTCCTCGAATTCGAGATCCTCTCCGGATCCAGCGAGGAAGATCCTCTCGAC ctggaggagggcgaggaggagaaggagacgGGGGTGGATGATGAAGCGAAGAACGGTAAGAGGAAGCAAGATTCGCTGTCGGACGGAGATGGCAGCGGCAGCGAGGACGAGCGTCAGAAGAGggcgaggaaggagaagggaaaagGAAAGGTTTTGACAGAGGGGCCGCCTCAGATTGACACGGGCATGTTCACCAACGTCCCCCCGGAGCTGTTCCTGCAGATCTTCAAGTTCCTCTCCTCGGAGGACCTCATCTCGTGTGCCCTTGTGTGCCGCTTCATGAACGCCGCCGCATCTGACGAAACCCTTTGGCGCCGCTT GTATTGTATGAGGTGGGGCCTGTCCTCTAATGCTACCTCTAACGCGAAACTCAGGGAGTGCGCTTGGAAGAGCCTCTACATTCAG CAAGACAGAGAAGATATGGTTGAATTCGTGAGATATACCCCTACAGAATTCAAAGAGTACTATATCCAGATGCAGGCTGCAAAAAGGAGTCAGGCACCCCTTCCCTCAGAA GTTAACGACGACAAGATTGTTCTTGATAAGACAGTAGCTGATCAGGTGTCTAGTTGGAAAAGCCGCAGAGGCCTTACCGATGATGCAGTCAAGGGGCATTCTTGTTCCGGAAGTACTTGCTACTATAAGCAGATTGGTGATGCTTATATCTGTGAGAAGACTGGTCGTGTACATG TCTGTGATGATGCCTGTCGTGAATTTGTCTTGGACCAAGCTAGCGGGTTACTTGTCTGTACGATATCTGGGCACTGTTTTGAGAGATTTTTATGTCCTGATGACGAGTGGGACACTTGTGATGCT GATCAGCAGCAAGGTGGCGTGACTGATGAAGCAGAGCCATTCATGGGATCTGGACGATTTG CACGAGCTTATCAGTTGGGTTACAGCTGTGCCGACGAGAAGGAACTTGAGCATGCTTTGCGGTTCtgctga